Genomic segment of Bdellovibrio bacteriovorus:
CCGCACCCACCCTAAATATTTTACTGGTATGATCGAAACTTAGCGGGTTTTAAGACCTCTTTTTGCCGCCATTTTTTTAATCAGCTTTATAGCTTAAGTCCATGAAATTACGGGTAAATCACCTAAGCGCCAAAACTTGGCACTAGTCTTGTATTAATGGGTTTTGAGTGTAAGGGGTACGTGGGTATGCAGAACTCAACATTGGATAGCTCATTCGTAAATCGATTGAAGCAAATTCTCGCCAGCCGCTATGGGAAGGGTTTACAGGTTCGTCAGTTGATGGATCTGGCAGAGCTTAGTGCGGAAGATGTGTTCACGCGGGGGCGTGATCTTCACATTCCGATTCGTGTGAACGGATCTATCTTAGGAACGGCCGTTGTTCCTTCCGCCGATGATCTCAACGCAGAAAAACGCCAAGGGGTGGCGCAATTAGTGCGTATGGTTTTAGAGCCAGCCATGTACAAATGGTACCTCGATCAAAAAGAGTCGAATCTTTTAGAGCTGAGCAAAGCCAACCTGACTTTGGATAACGTGGCTTTGTTTGGCGAAGATCCTTTACCATCTATTGATGAAATCTTAAGTGATACTGAATTGGACCTCAACGAAGGTCTAGCTACGGAACTGATTTCTCAGCTTATCCATCTTGAAGGTCGTTCTGAAAACACCAATAAGAAAGTCGCTCTTCAACTTCACGAAATCACGGGCCGCTGGGCCTTTGTTCCTTTCAACGATATCAAGGGGCAGCTGCACTCTGCGCAAGACATTGCGAAAATGGGTGCGATGACAATCTTTGTGGAGAATGTTGAGAAGCTAAATGCGGCTGAACAAGAACTCTTGATGGATTACATCGCCGAAGAGCGCTCTTCAGAAGAGCCTCTAATAATTACGAGTTCCGCTGTAAGTTTGGACGAGCTGACTCGCTCTGATTTGGCCTCAGATCTTGTCGATGAACTTTCTGTGAACTGTTTTGAAGTGGACCGTGCTCCTCTGACGACTCAGGGTCTTAAGGAAGTCCTGGAACTCTTTTTTATGAAAGATTCCACGATCGACGCCTAAAAGTTTAGTTCTTGATAATCATCTGAGTGTCTGTGAGAATTTTTCTTATGGTCACTCATGATGAATACTTAGTTCCATTTCTTTCTCGCTCGCTGCAAAGCGATTCCTATAAAGTCTTCTCTTTAGCTGGAGATGCTTCCAACCGTCGCTATTACCGCGTGGTCTTGGACAATCAATCATGGGTTCTGATGCGCTGGGAACCTTTTCAGCCCGACAACTATCCGTTCTTAAGCGTTTTAAATCACTTTGCTAAAAACGGAGTTCACGTACCCCAGGTGGTTTCCATGTCCCCGGAAGAGGGGTTGGTTCTTCTGGAAGACCTCGGTGATTTGACTTTGGAAAGAAAGTTCTGGGAAAGCCAGCATCAAGAAGCTTCGATGGATTTTTATCAGATGGCCGTTGATGAGATCGTAAAGATTCATCACCCAGCCACTTTGAATAAATCGGACTGCACGGCTTTTAAAATCGAATTCAATACTGAAAAGTTCTTGTGGGAAATGAACTATGGTAAGGACAACCTTATCCATGGTGTTCTGAAGTTTTCATTCAACGAAAAGCTGCAAAAAGAAATCTCTGACATCTTTTTAGATGTCTGCACCCGCTTGGATAAAGAGCCTAAACGCATTGCTCATCGCGATTACCATTCTCGCAACCTGATGATTAAGCTGGATCAAATGAGCGTGATTGATTTCCAAGATGCACGCCTAGGTCCGATTCAGTATGACCTTGTCAGCCTGATGCGCGATTCTTATGTCGATATGAATGACGACATGGCGAATAAGCTAATTAATTACTACTTGGATCAATCGAAGCAGTATCTGCCAAAAGATTTTTCGCGCGAACATTTTGATCGCATCTATGAACTTCAATCGATTCAGCGTTGCTTCAAAGCTTGCGGAAGTTTCGCTAGCTTCTTCCACTTGCGCCAAGACCGTCGTTACTTGAAATATCTTTCGGGGACACTTCGTCGCGTGATAAAAGCTATCAATGAGTTCCCAGAGTACAAAACATTTGCGGATGTTTTGATTGATTCTGGCGCCTTAGAAAGAAAGTACGAATCACTATGAACGTGATGTTGCTCGCGGCTGGCGAAGGCACCCGTCTTCGTCCCTATACCACTATTTTGCCCAAGCCCGCGATTCCGTTTTTGACCATTCCCTTGGCGGCTCACTCGTTGGGTTTCCTACGAGAAATTAGTATTAATAAGCTCGTGGTGAATACTTACCACCTGCCAAAGAAAATCCACGAACTTTTCCACAGACTTCCACACAAAGCAGAAAGCCTGCATTTTTCGAACGAAGTCGGAGCCATTCTTGGCAGTGGTGGCGGATTGGGTAAAGCTCGCGATCACTTCAAAGGCGGCGGCGACTTTATTATGATGAATGCGGATGAAGTGATTCTTCCTCAAGATTCGGCCGTTCTTAATAAAGCCATTTCTTTGCATACACAATCGAAAGCCATCGCGACATTGATGGTGATGGACCATCCAGGGGTTGGAACACAGTTTGGTGGCGTCTGGACAGATGCTAACAACAACGTGTTAGGTTTTGGAAAACAACCTATTCCGGGAAGCGTGAAGGCTTGGCACTTTGTAGGTGTTCAAATTCTTTCTGAAGAAGTATTTTCGTTTATTCCATTAGAGGGTGAATCCAACATTCTTTATGATGCTTTGACCGTCGCTATTCAAAAGGGTCACGTCGTCAAAGCCTTTCCGTTTCAATGCAGTTGGTTTGAAACCGGAAATCCCGGGGACTTTCTGGAAGCCAGCCGAAAATGTTTTTCCTATTTGGCGGCGGCAGAAGATTCTTTTCAGAAAAAGGCGTTAACCGCAAACATTCAAGACTATGCTCCAAAACCGGTTCATGTGACTTCTGAATTTGGCGGACAAAGAGTCATTTCTGAAGGTGCAAAGATTGATATCTCTTCAAAGATTCAAGGTCTCTTCTGTATTGGCAGTGGAAGTTCCGTCGCTTCGGGTTGCCAGTTAGAGAACGTGATTGTAGGGGATGGTGTTCAGGTCAGCGCGGGAACTCAGATCGCAAATACTTTGTTGCTGGAAAGTATTTAAAATAAAAAAACGGTGCTTGTTCAGAGCACCGTTTTCTATTTTCGATTTTTTAATTACTTTTGCAGTGCCAATTCCGCATCCGTGAAGAAAGACTCTTGGCTTTCTTTCACTTTATATCTTCGAGTCATCATCAAGAAGATACTGTCAGCAGCGACACCGATCGGTTCACCGTTATAATTTTTCTGCATACCTGCAAGGCTTGATGGATCACGATCTAAAGCACCCCGGCCTGCACCATCATTACTCGCGTAAGCACCACCAGCCGTGCTGTCGTCTGTAGAATCTGAAGGACCGGAACCAGAGATACCTCCGCCGCCGCCTTCTTCAAACCCGTTCGCTGCTGTCTTTGAACCAAGTTTTAGTTTTTCCATTTTTTCTGCGGCTTTTTTCTCGATGGCTCCTGCGAGCGACATCAAACCATCAATCGCGCCTGGAGGAATCCCCGCGGCCGCCATTGATTCTTTGGAAGCGAAGTCAGAAAGTTTGTACGTCTTTCCGTTTACGGTCGCAGTTCCTTTTTTAGCATCTAAGACGCCCATGCTTTCAAGTTTCTTGATGTTATTTGCAACTGCAGCGGTGTGTGGGTCTTTAGCAGTTTCACCTAGATCACTTGGATCGTAAGTTCCACCGCCAGTATTTAGATCTCCGAGACCATCAGTATCAAAACCGGTTAAGCCTGCCATATTTGATGACTTACCGTGGGCTCCCCCTTGCTTCATAGAAAGAAGGCCCAACATCACTTCCATCACACCTTTTGCGACTAGGCCCCAACCCACTGGAGAAGAGCTATATCCCGCAGAAATATCCGCAGTTCCCATCGCGATAAACATCCCGCCTGTGAGGAAGGACATGGCCTTACCATCGCTATTTGAATCCTTTGTTTTATCGGCAGAATCATTGACGGAGGGCTGCCCGCCACCCGTTGTTTCAATACCGTTCGATGCTCCAGAGCCGGTTTTAGTTCCCGTTCCTGGTCCCTTTTGTGTTGCTGCCGACGGAGTTACAGTTGCTGCACCCCCGAATGCCACATTCGAAGAGAGCCCGACACTTAGTGCACAGATGTATTTTAAGAATGTTTTAGTCATTCGTGCCCCCTAGTTATTCAACAGAGTGTTTTTATTATCACGGTAGCGCTCTTTGACTTTTTCCCAGTTGGATTTACCACCCTGGCCCGTCACTTCGTTTTTCCAAGCTTGCTGTTGACCGGCAACGCCTTTGCTTGGATCTTTCGCCCCACCTGGAAGATAGGCGCGATATTTATCTCCGCTGCCACCACCGAAGCTGCCGAAGCCACCGCCTCCGCCGCCACCACCGGTGCCGCCAAGAATATTTGCATCAAGACCTTTTGCTGCAGCTTCAGAAGGTTTGTCGCCGCTGGCACTGATACCACCGCCGCCACCTAAACCTGCGCCACCGCCTGAAGGTGCGCCGGGCATACCACCACTGTCACCGCCGCTACCGCTTGCTCCACCTGTTGGTGAATCAAGCCCTGGAATGCTTCCGCCGCCAAGACCGGCAACACTGCGGTCACCTGAGATATTTGATTTATCAGTCGAACCTGTTCCTACGCCACCAACGACAGAACTTTCACCTGGTTTTTCATAGTTGTTAGAACAGCCCGGAGTTCTAGGATTTGCCAAACAAATACACTCTGGCAAATTTGCATTGGCAGCGACTTTACATTTTTCTTCAGTGGATGCTGTTGTGGTTGGATTTGTGCTACCACTTGTATCTTCGTCACACTTCTGACCTTGCTTCATTGAATTTGCAAGAGACATAATACCCGCTCCTGCTGAAGCTAAAAGCTGAGCGTACTTGCCAGTGCAAAGACTGACTTTTCCAGAGATCGAGCGTTTGTCACCCTTCTCTTGCTCTTGTTTCACATATTGCATGATATTTTTTAGGTCATTATGATAAGAGGCTTTATACGACTCACATAATTGAGTT
This window contains:
- a CDS encoding aminoglycoside phosphotransferase family protein, with the protein product MRIFLMVTHDEYLVPFLSRSLQSDSYKVFSLAGDASNRRYYRVVLDNQSWVLMRWEPFQPDNYPFLSVLNHFAKNGVHVPQVVSMSPEEGLVLLEDLGDLTLERKFWESQHQEASMDFYQMAVDEIVKIHHPATLNKSDCTAFKIEFNTEKFLWEMNYGKDNLIHGVLKFSFNEKLQKEISDIFLDVCTRLDKEPKRIAHRDYHSRNLMIKLDQMSVIDFQDARLGPIQYDLVSLMRDSYVDMNDDMANKLINYYLDQSKQYLPKDFSREHFDRIYELQSIQRCFKACGSFASFFHLRQDRRYLKYLSGTLRRVIKAINEFPEYKTFADVLIDSGALERKYESL
- a CDS encoding sugar phosphate nucleotidyltransferase, which translates into the protein MNVMLLAAGEGTRLRPYTTILPKPAIPFLTIPLAAHSLGFLREISINKLVVNTYHLPKKIHELFHRLPHKAESLHFSNEVGAILGSGGGLGKARDHFKGGGDFIMMNADEVILPQDSAVLNKAISLHTQSKAIATLMVMDHPGVGTQFGGVWTDANNNVLGFGKQPIPGSVKAWHFVGVQILSEEVFSFIPLEGESNILYDALTVAIQKGHVVKAFPFQCSWFETGNPGDFLEASRKCFSYLAAAEDSFQKKALTANIQDYAPKPVHVTSEFGGQRVISEGAKIDISSKIQGLFCIGSGSSVASGCQLENVIVGDGVQVSAGTQIANTLLLESI